In Listeria swaminathanii, a single window of DNA contains:
- the aroC gene encoding chorismate synthase, giving the protein MRYLTAGESHGPGLTTIIEGLPAGMPLLAEDVNKELKRRQGGHGRGARMRIEKDQVQITAGIRHGKTLGAPVAMFVENKDWKHWETVMSIEPVPEKNEKSRRVSRPRPGHADLVGGMKYGHNDMRNVLERSSARETTVRVAAGAVAKKLLHELGIEVAGHVLEIGGTRANLTRDYAVEEIQETSEASPVRCLDGVAAEEMMQKIDDAKKNGDTIGGIVEVVVGGVPAGLGSYVQWDKKLDAKIARAIVSINAFKGAEFGVGFEAARKPGSEVMDEILWSKEDGYTRRTNNLGGFEGGMTNGMPIVVRGVMKPIPTLYKPLQSVDIDSKETFNASVERSDSCAVPAASVVAEAVVAWEVAVAVLEKFDGDRFDTLKKHVEEHRNLTKEF; this is encoded by the coding sequence ATGAGATACTTAACGGCAGGAGAATCACACGGACCGGGGCTTACAACAATTATTGAAGGATTACCAGCAGGAATGCCTCTACTTGCAGAAGACGTAAATAAAGAGCTAAAAAGAAGACAAGGTGGACATGGTCGAGGAGCGCGGATGCGGATTGAAAAAGACCAAGTACAAATCACGGCTGGAATTCGTCATGGTAAAACATTAGGCGCACCGGTTGCGATGTTTGTTGAAAATAAAGATTGGAAACATTGGGAAACAGTTATGAGTATTGAACCAGTCCCAGAAAAAAATGAAAAATCTCGTCGCGTATCCCGTCCACGTCCTGGACATGCGGATTTAGTTGGCGGCATGAAATATGGTCATAACGATATGCGTAACGTACTAGAACGTTCTAGCGCGCGTGAAACGACTGTCCGCGTGGCAGCAGGAGCAGTAGCGAAAAAACTATTACATGAACTAGGTATTGAAGTGGCCGGACATGTACTTGAAATTGGCGGGACTCGTGCGAATTTAACACGTGATTACGCGGTTGAAGAAATCCAAGAAACATCCGAAGCTTCCCCAGTTCGTTGTTTAGATGGCGTTGCTGCAGAAGAAATGATGCAAAAAATTGATGACGCTAAGAAAAATGGCGACACGATTGGTGGAATCGTCGAAGTAGTTGTTGGCGGTGTACCAGCTGGACTTGGTAGCTACGTACAATGGGACAAAAAATTAGATGCGAAAATTGCTCGTGCGATTGTCAGTATTAATGCATTTAAAGGCGCTGAATTCGGTGTCGGTTTTGAGGCTGCTAGAAAACCTGGTAGCGAAGTGATGGATGAAATTTTATGGAGTAAAGAAGATGGCTACACTAGACGTACAAACAATCTTGGTGGATTCGAAGGCGGAATGACAAATGGTATGCCAATCGTTGTTCGCGGCGTAATGAAGCCAATCCCAACTTTATACAAACCACTGCAAAGTGTTGATATTGATTCTAAAGAAACATTTAATGCCAGTGTAGAACGTTCGGATAGTTGTGCAGTACCTGCTGCAAGCGTGGTAGCTGAAGCTGTTGTCGCTTGGGAAGTTGCAGTCGCTGTTTTAGAAAAATTTGATGGTGATCGTTTTGATACGCTTAAAAAACATGTGGAGGAACACCGAAACTTAACGAAGGAGTTTTAA
- the aroB gene encoding 3-dehydroquinate synthase: MPEITVRAKSKTYPVYINEFALEDVREKWTESLAKFSHVFVLTDGHVAELHKAKLDAVLADLPVVTYYVAPNGEEAKTFRVYEDVMTKMIETGLDRKAVLIAFGGGVIGDLGGFVAATYMRGIPFYQVPTTVLAHDSAVGGKVAINHPLGKNMIGNFYQPEAVIYDTQFFATLPEREMRSGFAEMIKHALISDLTLLRALMDTFTEPKDFYTKDLTPFLQRGIEIKANIVAQDETEQGVRAFLNFGHTFGHALEAYGNFGKWLHGEAITYGMIYALTMSETVYGLDFDLAEFKTWLGQLGYDTTFDATVPFSCILENMRHDKKTTFNEISMVLLEEIGKPVIFKAEDELIFETYKRVMRNGGDIF, from the coding sequence ATGCCAGAAATTACAGTCCGTGCTAAAAGTAAAACATACCCAGTATATATTAATGAATTCGCACTTGAAGATGTCCGGGAAAAATGGACAGAGAGTCTAGCTAAGTTTTCCCACGTGTTTGTTTTAACGGACGGACACGTGGCGGAACTTCATAAAGCGAAACTTGACGCAGTGCTTGCTGATTTGCCTGTAGTCACTTATTATGTGGCACCAAACGGCGAAGAAGCGAAAACGTTTCGTGTGTATGAAGACGTGATGACAAAAATGATTGAAACAGGACTAGATCGTAAAGCTGTTTTAATTGCTTTTGGTGGAGGCGTTATTGGTGATTTAGGTGGTTTTGTCGCTGCTACGTATATGAGAGGGATTCCGTTTTATCAAGTTCCTACGACGGTTCTCGCGCATGATAGTGCGGTTGGTGGCAAGGTCGCGATTAATCATCCACTTGGCAAAAACATGATTGGCAACTTTTATCAGCCAGAAGCGGTCATTTACGATACGCAGTTTTTTGCTACTTTACCAGAACGGGAAATGCGCTCTGGTTTTGCGGAAATGATTAAACATGCGCTCATTAGTGACCTGACTTTATTACGTGCTTTAATGGATACCTTTACGGAGCCGAAAGACTTTTATACGAAGGATTTGACGCCATTTTTACAACGTGGGATTGAAATTAAGGCAAACATTGTTGCGCAGGATGAAACTGAGCAAGGTGTGCGCGCATTTTTGAATTTTGGTCATACGTTTGGTCATGCCTTAGAAGCTTACGGCAACTTTGGCAAATGGCTGCACGGCGAGGCGATTACTTACGGGATGATTTACGCGCTAACGATGAGTGAGACGGTTTACGGACTGGATTTTGATTTAGCAGAGTTTAAAACGTGGTTGGGCCAGTTAGGCTACGATACGACTTTTGACGCGACCGTGCCTTTTAGCTGTATATTGGAAAATATGCGTCATGATAAAAAAACAACTTTTAATGAAATAAGCATGGTTTTACTGGAAGAAATTGGTAAACCGGTGATTTTTAAAGCAGAAGATGAATTGATTTTTGAAACATATAAACGTGTGATGCGAAATGGAGGGGATATATTTTGA
- the hepT gene encoding heptaprenyl diphosphate synthase component II — protein MKLNFLYANMQKDIDSVEKELKKALSGAAADTTSDAALHLLEAGGKRIRPMFVCLSARLAANPDFDAVKNASVAIELIHMASIVHDDVVDDADLRRGRETIKSKWGNHIAMYTGDFLFAKSLEYMTEIKDVAAHKMLSHVTVELSTGEIEQLKDKYNFDQSVRNYLRRIKRKTALLIAASCGLGGVVSGQSEADYQKLYRFGYYVGMAFQITDDVLDFVGTEKELGKPAGEDLRQGNVTLPVFFAMEDPFLKKRISQITEETPAEEIAVLVEEVKKAGAQKAEDIATAYLKKAVAILDSLPQVPELKPLKQIVRVLDKRNY, from the coding sequence ATGAAACTTAACTTTTTATATGCAAATATGCAAAAAGACATTGACTCAGTTGAAAAAGAACTTAAAAAAGCTCTTTCTGGCGCAGCTGCAGACACAACTTCGGATGCGGCACTCCATTTGTTAGAAGCAGGCGGGAAACGGATTAGACCGATGTTCGTTTGTTTATCTGCTAGACTTGCCGCTAATCCAGATTTTGATGCAGTGAAAAATGCGAGTGTGGCAATTGAACTCATTCATATGGCATCAATTGTGCATGATGATGTGGTGGACGATGCAGATTTAAGACGCGGACGTGAGACGATTAAATCGAAGTGGGGCAACCATATTGCGATGTATACTGGCGATTTTTTGTTTGCTAAGTCACTGGAATATATGACGGAAATTAAAGATGTTGCCGCGCATAAAATGTTATCGCATGTTACCGTAGAACTTTCTACTGGTGAAATCGAACAGTTAAAAGATAAATACAATTTTGATCAAAGTGTGCGTAACTATTTGCGACGCATTAAACGAAAAACAGCCTTACTCATCGCAGCTAGTTGCGGACTTGGTGGCGTTGTTTCTGGTCAAAGTGAAGCAGATTATCAGAAGTTATATCGTTTTGGTTATTATGTTGGCATGGCGTTTCAAATTACGGATGATGTACTTGATTTTGTTGGAACAGAAAAAGAACTCGGTAAACCAGCTGGGGAAGATTTAAGACAAGGAAATGTGACGTTGCCCGTATTTTTCGCAATGGAAGATCCTTTTCTTAAAAAACGCATCAGCCAAATAACGGAGGAAACTCCAGCAGAAGAAATTGCCGTTTTAGTGGAAGAAGTAAAGAAAGCAGGTGCCCAAAAGGCCGAAGATATCGCAACAGCTTACTTGAAAAAAGCCGTAGCAATACTCGATTCGTTGCCGCAAGTGCCTGAATTAAAGCCATTAAAACAAATCGTTCGTGTTTTAGATAAAAGAAATTATTAA
- the aroH gene encoding chorismate mutase — protein sequence MRAIRGATTIEHNTAEEIYAATKELFEEILTQNGITDSEQLTSVIITVTEDIFAAFPAKAVRETSGFEYVPVMGMQEIPVPNALPMCIRFMVFTDLHKPLGAINHVYLRGAKVLRPDLVKEEDA from the coding sequence TTGAGAGCGATTCGCGGGGCAACAACAATAGAACATAATACAGCAGAAGAAATTTATGCAGCTACGAAAGAATTATTTGAAGAAATTTTAACTCAAAATGGGATAACGGATAGTGAGCAACTAACGTCGGTTATTATTACGGTGACAGAAGATATTTTTGCCGCTTTTCCAGCAAAAGCAGTGCGTGAGACATCTGGTTTTGAATACGTTCCTGTTATGGGGATGCAAGAAATTCCGGTGCCAAATGCGCTTCCAATGTGTATTCGTTTCATGGTATTCACAGATTTACATAAACCACTCGGAGCCATCAACCATGTCTACTTACGAGGAGCAAAAGTACTACGCCCAGATTTAGTAAAAGAGGAGGATGCGTAA
- the ndk gene encoding nucleoside-diphosphate kinase — translation MEQTYVMVKPDGVERGLIGEIITRIERKGLKLVAGKLMQIDRELAEKHYAEHIGKPFFEDLIGFITSGPVFAMVLEGDGAITTARRMMGKTNPLEADPGTIRADYAIHTNRNVIHGSDSPESAKREIQLFFEPHEILSYQKAIDTWI, via the coding sequence ATGGAACAAACTTATGTAATGGTTAAGCCGGATGGCGTGGAAAGAGGACTTATTGGTGAAATTATAACAAGAATTGAGCGAAAAGGCTTGAAGCTTGTTGCTGGAAAATTAATGCAAATTGACCGCGAATTAGCAGAGAAACATTATGCGGAACATATTGGGAAACCTTTTTTCGAGGATTTAATTGGCTTTATTACTTCTGGACCTGTATTTGCGATGGTGTTAGAAGGCGACGGGGCGATTACGACTGCGCGCCGAATGATGGGGAAAACGAATCCATTAGAAGCAGATCCTGGAACTATTCGCGCAGATTATGCGATACATACTAATCGAAATGTGATTCATGGTTCGGATAGCCCAGAAAGTGCGAAACGGGAAATTCAACTATTTTTTGAACCGCATGAAATTTTAAGTTATCAAAAAGCAATCGACACTTGGATTTAA
- the menG gene encoding demethylmenaquinone methyltransferase: MTETKEEKVHKVFEKISPSYDRMNSVISFKLHVKWRKETMKLMRVQKGTNVLDVCCGTADWSIMMAEEIGPEGHVTGLDFSENMLKVGREKVKEADLHNVELIHGNAMELPFPDNSFDYVTIGFGLRNVPDYMQVLREMYRVLKPGGQLACIDTSQPNIPGWKQVFNAYFRYVMPVFGKFFAKSYKEYSWLQESTREFPGMARLAEMFQEAGFSYVRYISHSGGASATHFGFKKKEQ, from the coding sequence ATGACGGAAACTAAAGAAGAAAAAGTACATAAAGTATTTGAGAAAATTTCCCCCAGTTATGACCGAATGAATAGTGTGATTAGTTTTAAACTACATGTGAAATGGCGCAAAGAAACAATGAAGCTAATGCGTGTTCAAAAAGGGACGAATGTTCTTGATGTTTGCTGTGGAACGGCAGATTGGTCGATTATGATGGCGGAAGAAATTGGCCCAGAAGGTCATGTGACAGGGCTTGATTTTAGTGAAAACATGCTGAAAGTTGGCCGCGAGAAAGTGAAGGAAGCGGATTTGCATAATGTGGAACTTATTCACGGGAACGCAATGGAATTACCTTTTCCGGATAATAGTTTTGATTATGTGACGATTGGTTTTGGGCTTCGAAATGTACCGGATTATATGCAAGTGTTGCGTGAAATGTACCGCGTGTTAAAACCGGGTGGACAGCTTGCGTGTATCGATACGTCGCAACCAAATATTCCCGGTTGGAAACAAGTATTTAATGCGTATTTCCGTTACGTGATGCCTGTTTTTGGGAAATTTTTTGCGAAAAGTTATAAAGAATATAGCTGGTTACAGGAATCAACGCGTGAGTTTCCAGGAATGGCACGACTTGCGGAAATGTTTCAAGAAGCCGGATTTTCATACGTAAGATATATTTCACACAGTGGCGGCGCAAGTGCAACCCACTTTGGATTTAAAAAGAAGGAACAATAA
- the aroA gene encoding 3-phosphoshikimate 1-carboxyvinyltransferase, with the protein MKLITNKQGLVGAITVPGDKSMSHRSIMFGAIAEGKTVIRHFLRADDCLGTIKAFKALGVKIEETDEEIIVHGTGFDGLKQADGPLDIGNSGTTIRLMMGILAGQDFDTVILGDESIAKRPMNRVMLPLQQMGAKMHGKDGSEFAPITIVGKQTLKRMEYHMPVASAQVKSAIIFAALQAEGETIIHEKEKTRDHTEHMIRQFGGEIEMDGLTIRVKGGQKFTGQEMTVPGDVSSAAFFIVAGLITPGSEIELTHVGLNPTRTGIFDVVEQMGGSLEVKDSSRSTGKLAGTVVVKTSELKGTEIGGDIIPRLIDEIPVIALLATQAEGTTIIKDAAELKVKETNRIDAVATELNKMGADITPTEDGLIIRGKTPLHAANVTSYGDHRIGMMLQIAALLVEEGDVDLERPEAVSVSYPTFFEDINSLLK; encoded by the coding sequence ATGAAATTAATTACAAATAAACAAGGACTAGTTGGTGCAATCACAGTCCCTGGAGATAAATCGATGTCCCACCGCAGCATTATGTTTGGGGCAATTGCAGAAGGAAAAACGGTCATTCGTCATTTCTTACGTGCAGATGATTGCCTTGGAACTATTAAAGCTTTTAAAGCACTAGGCGTAAAAATAGAAGAAACCGATGAAGAAATTATTGTTCATGGTACTGGCTTTGATGGCTTAAAACAAGCGGATGGCCCTCTTGATATTGGCAACTCGGGAACAACAATTCGCTTAATGATGGGGATTTTAGCAGGACAAGACTTTGATACTGTCATTTTAGGCGATGAATCAATTGCAAAACGACCAATGAACCGCGTGATGCTTCCTCTACAACAAATGGGTGCCAAAATGCATGGTAAAGATGGTTCTGAATTTGCGCCAATTACAATCGTTGGCAAGCAAACACTAAAACGAATGGAATATCATATGCCAGTTGCTAGTGCGCAGGTAAAAAGTGCGATTATTTTCGCAGCATTGCAAGCAGAAGGTGAAACGATTATTCATGAAAAAGAAAAAACGCGTGACCATACCGAGCATATGATTCGCCAATTTGGCGGTGAAATTGAAATGGATGGTTTAACAATTCGCGTCAAAGGCGGCCAAAAATTCACTGGACAAGAAATGACTGTGCCAGGTGATGTTTCTTCCGCGGCATTCTTTATCGTGGCTGGTTTAATCACGCCAGGCAGTGAAATTGAACTAACACATGTTGGTTTAAATCCTACTAGAACAGGGATTTTCGATGTCGTAGAACAAATGGGCGGCAGTTTAGAAGTAAAAGATTCCAGCAGAAGTACCGGGAAATTAGCAGGTACTGTTGTTGTAAAAACGAGCGAGTTAAAAGGAACAGAAATCGGTGGCGATATTATCCCTCGTTTAATCGATGAAATTCCAGTTATCGCACTTTTAGCAACGCAAGCAGAAGGAACAACGATCATTAAAGATGCGGCTGAATTAAAAGTCAAAGAAACGAATCGTATCGATGCCGTTGCTACGGAGCTAAACAAAATGGGTGCTGATATTACGCCAACCGAAGACGGCTTAATTATTCGCGGGAAAACACCACTTCATGCGGCCAATGTAACGAGTTACGGCGATCACCGCATTGGGATGATGCTGCAAATTGCTGCACTTCTTGTTGAGGAAGGCGACGTGGACCTAGAACGCCCAGAAGCAGTTTCTGTTTCCTACCCGACATTCTTTGAAGATATTAACTCCCTTTTAAAATAA
- a CDS encoding prephenate dehydrogenase yields MKGTVVIVGLGLIGGSIALAIKAKHPEAHIIGIDVSYHSLEVGKSLGVIDEIGESILIDGPKADLLIFCCPVKETEQLLARIPELTLKKNVIVTDTGSTKGTIMEASTALRESGITFIGGHPMAGSHKSGVRAAKELLFENAYYLLTPTKDVAEDKVAELRTWLSGTNAKFLVLTPNEHDEITGMLSHLPHIVAAALVNQTQSFTEEHPAAFRLAAGGFRDITRVASSDPRMWTDISISNQKTLTKQLTIWRDSMNQALEMLESEDATSIYAFFDGAKEFRDSLPVHQGGAIPAFYDLFVDVPDYPGVISEVTRYLGEEEISLTNIKILETREDIFGVLQITFQSDEDRDRAKRCIETRSNYTCHYE; encoded by the coding sequence ATGAAAGGGACGGTAGTTATTGTTGGGCTTGGATTGATTGGTGGTTCTATTGCCCTTGCGATTAAGGCCAAACATCCAGAAGCGCATATCATCGGAATTGACGTTTCCTATCATTCGTTAGAAGTTGGGAAGTCTCTAGGTGTCATCGATGAAATTGGCGAAAGTATTTTAATAGATGGACCGAAAGCAGATTTACTTATTTTCTGTTGCCCGGTAAAAGAAACAGAACAATTACTCGCGCGCATACCTGAACTTACTTTAAAGAAAAATGTGATTGTTACTGATACAGGCAGTACAAAAGGAACAATTATGGAAGCATCCACAGCGCTTCGGGAAAGTGGTATTACATTTATCGGCGGTCATCCAATGGCTGGCTCACATAAAAGTGGTGTCCGTGCTGCTAAAGAATTGTTGTTTGAAAATGCCTATTACTTGTTAACACCAACGAAAGATGTCGCAGAAGACAAAGTCGCGGAGCTTAGAACGTGGCTGTCTGGTACGAATGCTAAATTCTTAGTGTTAACACCGAATGAACATGATGAAATTACAGGGATGCTAAGCCATTTACCGCATATTGTAGCGGCGGCTTTAGTTAATCAGACGCAAAGTTTTACAGAAGAACATCCAGCTGCATTTCGACTGGCGGCAGGAGGCTTTCGTGATATTACACGGGTCGCTTCTTCTGATCCAAGAATGTGGACGGACATTTCTATCAGTAACCAAAAAACGTTAACGAAACAGTTGACGATTTGGCGCGATAGTATGAACCAAGCGCTTGAAATGCTCGAAAGTGAAGATGCTACATCGATTTATGCATTTTTTGATGGGGCAAAAGAATTTCGCGATTCCTTGCCAGTTCATCAAGGTGGAGCAATTCCTGCGTTTTACGATTTATTTGTCGATGTACCAGATTATCCAGGGGTTATTTCTGAGGTGACGAGATATCTCGGCGAAGAAGAAATTAGTTTAACGAACATCAAGATTTTGGAAACACGCGAAGATATTTTCGGTGTGTTACAAATTACTTTCCAATCAGATGAAGACAGGGACCGGGCGAAACGTTGCATTGAAACGAGAAGTAACTATACATGCCATTACGAATAG
- a CDS encoding heptaprenyl diphosphate synthase component 1: MTYQAREAGLKEVEQLVHEQAVYQYLQENNEGGQMDKDQMLFLHEAISGSDLTDAAAYRVVSATLYMILAHDTHEKIDEPGDVVKLTRKEQELTVLAGDFYSSLYYRTLAELEMIPLLRALQSGVQETNTAKTNIYQLHVATDEEYLAQLTLTNAAIFAKFAKYFMKDETFINLGCQFFLLKRLQMELATYKEIGASRLKRAFDHGYFAKEAVTNFESWLVAIIRDVKSEVERLKEESEPLSNILEKRIIEVLND, translated from the coding sequence ATGACTTATCAGGCAAGAGAGGCTGGGCTAAAGGAAGTGGAGCAATTGGTACATGAGCAAGCAGTCTATCAGTATTTACAAGAGAATAATGAAGGCGGGCAAATGGACAAAGATCAAATGCTATTTCTTCATGAAGCGATTTCTGGCTCTGATTTGACTGATGCAGCAGCGTATCGCGTCGTTAGTGCAACGTTGTACATGATTTTAGCGCATGATACACATGAAAAAATCGATGAACCAGGCGACGTTGTAAAGCTCACTCGTAAAGAGCAGGAGCTAACAGTTCTCGCTGGGGATTTTTATAGCTCTCTTTATTACCGCACGCTTGCAGAATTAGAAATGATTCCGTTACTGCGGGCCTTGCAAAGTGGCGTACAAGAAACAAACACTGCAAAAACCAATATTTACCAATTACATGTAGCGACAGATGAAGAATATTTAGCGCAACTTACTTTGACAAATGCAGCGATTTTTGCCAAGTTTGCGAAGTACTTTATGAAGGATGAAACTTTTATCAATCTAGGTTGTCAGTTCTTTTTGCTTAAAAGACTTCAAATGGAACTTGCTACTTACAAGGAAATTGGTGCGTCTAGATTGAAGCGGGCGTTTGATCATGGTTATTTTGCGAAAGAAGCTGTGACGAATTTTGAAAGTTGGCTAGTAGCGATTATTCGTGATGTGAAAAGTGAAGTGGAACGACTAAAAGAGGAGTCCGAGCCGCTTTCTAATATACTGGAAAAAAGAATCATCGAAGTTCTTAACGACTGA
- a CDS encoding tetratricopeptide repeat protein: MELANKMLHALEHEDMVLAKKYFDEVVQAGTDEEQYYLAEELFALGFLDETEDLYELLLAKYKDEGELLVRAAEVALEKDDIDAAQDYLEKVNKEDEAYIESLLVLADLYQMQGLFEVSEQKLLEAKQIAPNEPIIDFALGEYYLSQARFASAVQSYQTAVEAGLTIISNGAVSVYERIAEAFAASGAFEEALSYYERALEDKESVDTLFGMGLTAYQAKDYTKAIHALEHLREHDPSYTTLYSYLAKSYEENGEPEKAIAVLKDGLTQDEFNKEMFLEAGKLAVTMRLPEEAEEFYRQAIVLDEEYSEAIMQLNKLLLAKEDYEGVIELVEGLGEEVVSEPQIFWDVSVAYQETEQYNKAKANYELAYPHFTNNPTFLKEYGLFLREEGEHAKSQEILRSYLELEPEDTEILSLVD; the protein is encoded by the coding sequence ATGGAATTAGCTAATAAAATGTTACATGCGTTAGAGCATGAAGATATGGTGCTTGCGAAGAAGTATTTTGATGAAGTAGTGCAGGCGGGAACAGATGAGGAACAATACTATTTAGCGGAAGAATTATTTGCACTAGGATTTTTAGATGAAACAGAAGATTTATATGAACTTCTGTTAGCTAAATACAAGGATGAAGGCGAATTGCTTGTCCGTGCAGCCGAGGTCGCGCTTGAAAAAGACGATATCGACGCTGCGCAAGATTATTTAGAAAAAGTGAACAAAGAAGATGAAGCATATATTGAGAGTTTGCTCGTGTTAGCTGATTTATATCAAATGCAAGGTTTGTTTGAAGTAAGTGAGCAAAAATTACTCGAAGCCAAACAAATCGCGCCAAATGAGCCGATTATTGATTTTGCACTAGGGGAATATTATTTATCCCAAGCGAGATTCGCGTCCGCTGTACAGTCTTATCAAACGGCTGTCGAAGCTGGGTTAACGATTATTTCGAACGGTGCTGTGTCCGTCTATGAACGGATTGCCGAAGCGTTTGCTGCTAGTGGTGCGTTTGAAGAAGCACTATCTTACTACGAACGCGCGCTTGAAGACAAAGAATCGGTCGATACACTTTTCGGGATGGGATTAACGGCTTATCAGGCCAAAGATTATACGAAAGCGATTCACGCGCTCGAACATTTGCGCGAACATGATCCATCGTACACAACGCTCTATTCTTATTTAGCGAAAAGCTATGAAGAAAACGGCGAACCGGAAAAAGCGATTGCGGTACTCAAAGATGGTTTAACGCAAGATGAATTTAATAAAGAAATGTTCCTAGAAGCTGGGAAACTGGCTGTTACGATGCGTTTACCGGAAGAGGCAGAAGAATTTTATCGTCAGGCAATTGTGCTGGATGAGGAATATTCAGAAGCGATTATGCAACTGAACAAATTATTACTTGCGAAGGAAGACTATGAAGGTGTGATTGAATTAGTGGAAGGCCTCGGGGAAGAAGTTGTTTCCGAACCACAAATTTTCTGGGACGTAAGTGTTGCATATCAGGAAACAGAACAATATAATAAAGCAAAAGCAAATTATGAACTCGCTTATCCACATTTTACAAATAATCCTACGTTCTTAAAGGAATACGGTTTATTTTTAAGAGAAGAAGGCGAACACGCGAAATCACAAGAAATTTTGCGTAGTTATTTAGAACTTGAACCAGAAGACACAGAGATTTTATCTTTAGTTGATTAA
- the hisC gene encoding histidinol-phosphate transaminase has product MKWKKSLAGLSSYKPGKREEEVMAELGLTKITKLSSNENPLGTSPKVAALQANSSVETEIYPDGWASSLRKEVAEFYQLEEDELIFTAGVDELIELLTRVLLDTTKNTVMATPTFVQYRQNALIEGAEVREIPLLVDGAHDLEGMLNAIDEKTTIVWICNPNNPTGNYIELADIQAFLDKVPSDVLVVLDEAYIEYVTPQPEKHEKLIRTYKNLIITRTFSKIYGLASARVGYGIADKEIINQLNIVRPPFNTTSIGQKLAIEAIKDQAFIDACRTSNANGIKQYEAFAKRYEQVKLYPANGNFVLIDLGIEAGTIFSYLEKNGYITRSGAALGFPTAVRITIGKEAENSAVIALLEKLL; this is encoded by the coding sequence ATGAAATGGAAAAAATCACTTGCAGGTCTATCTTCTTATAAACCTGGGAAACGCGAAGAAGAAGTGATGGCAGAACTTGGTTTAACGAAAATTACCAAACTATCATCTAATGAAAACCCACTAGGAACTTCTCCAAAAGTGGCGGCGCTTCAAGCCAATTCTAGCGTGGAAACAGAAATTTATCCAGATGGTTGGGCTTCTAGTCTACGTAAAGAAGTGGCTGAATTTTATCAATTAGAAGAAGATGAATTGATTTTTACGGCTGGCGTGGATGAATTGATTGAACTGTTGACGCGGGTTTTGCTTGATACGACGAAAAATACCGTGATGGCGACACCGACATTTGTGCAGTATCGCCAAAATGCGTTGATCGAAGGCGCGGAAGTAAGAGAAATCCCACTGCTTGTGGACGGTGCGCATGATTTAGAAGGCATGTTAAACGCGATTGATGAAAAAACGACGATTGTTTGGATTTGTAATCCGAATAACCCGACTGGGAATTATATTGAGCTAGCGGACATTCAAGCATTTTTAGACAAAGTACCGAGCGATGTACTTGTTGTTTTAGATGAAGCGTATATTGAATATGTGACACCACAGCCTGAGAAACACGAAAAACTAATTCGCACTTATAAAAATTTAATTATTACCCGAACTTTTAGTAAAATTTATGGTTTGGCAAGTGCTCGTGTAGGTTATGGTATCGCGGACAAAGAAATAATCAATCAGCTTAATATTGTTCGACCGCCGTTTAACACAACGAGCATTGGCCAAAAATTAGCAATTGAAGCGATTAAGGATCAAGCTTTTATTGACGCATGCAGAACTTCTAATGCAAATGGAATTAAACAATACGAAGCGTTCGCTAAACGTTATGAACAAGTGAAACTATATCCGGCGAACGGTAACTTTGTTTTAATAGATTTAGGAATCGAAGCAGGAACTATTTTTAGCTACTTGGAAAAAAATGGCTATATTACTCGTTCTGGCGCAGCACTTGGTTTTCCAACAGCTGTTCGAATTACAATCGGAAAAGAAGCAGAAAATAGTGCGGTAATTGCACTTTTAGAAAAATTATTGTAA